The segment TTTCAGGACGAACAGTGGCAATGATGATATGATCATCAGTTCCTTCAATTTTATATTGAAGATGATAGAGTTTCTGATTGGTTTCTTTACGGATCACTTCTTCATCACTCAAAGCAGTTTTTGCTTTCACATCCCAGTTGATCATGCGCTTGCCACGGTAGAGAAAGCCTTTGTTATAAAGATCAACAAACACACTGATCACAGATTGATAATAATCAGGATCCATCGTAAAGCTGGTGCGTTCCCAATCTAAACTGCAACCCATCTTTTTCAACTGCTGCAAAATGATGCCACCGTATTTCTCTTTCCATTCCCAGGCGTAGCCGAGAAATTCATCACGACTGATAGAAGCTTTCTGAATTCCTTTTTCACGGAGCATCTGTACCACTTTTGCTTCAGTGGCAATCGAAGCATGATCGGTACCGGGTACCCAGCAGGCATTTTTGCCCTGCATGCGTGCACGACGAACAAGTACATCCTGGATGGTATTGTTGAGGCAGTGCCCCATGTGCAGTACACCTGTTACGTTGGGCGGAGGGATGACAACAGTATACGGCTCTCGGTCATCAGGAGTGCTGTTGAAATACTTCTGTTCGTTCCAGTAACTGTACCATTTTTCTTCGGATGCTTTATGCTCAAAATTCTTGCTCAGTTCCATGCAGGATGTATCTTTTTTGGTGGGCAAAGTTAAGGAAAGCAGGGCTGATTGGCCGAAGGAATCCAGTGCTTGAAAGAGTGATAAAAAGGAAAAAGCTCCGTTACCGGAGCTTTAAAAATAAGGTGAATAAGGTACTTAGCTGTTCTTACGAACAGCAATTGAGTAAATTTCTTATCATAGGCAATGATTAACCGAACATTAATAAGGTAATCAATGCAATCGCTGCAAAAAATACAATTACAAAAATTGTAGTTTTCACTGTGTCACTCATTTGTGATGAATTTGATGCCATAACTTTTAAGTTTAGAAGGTTACAAATTACTTCACAGGAAATACGGAATTCTAATCGTACTGTTGAGTTCTTACAGGAGTGGTTGAGGTAAATCTTATACGAATTTACTTTAGTTTTCGCAGCCGACAAAAAATCTGCCCTTTTTATTTTAATTTGCCAATACGTGTTTTTACGTGGTTATGCTTTACGCTATTACAGATACTGAGACAACAGGGGGGTATGCAGCTTCAAACGGTATAACGGAGATAGCAGTTTATATCCATGATGGCCAGCAGATTGTGGATAGCTTTGAAACGCTGGTGAACCCTCATCAGCCCATTCCCAGGTTCGTACAATCCTTAACAGGAATTACAGATGAGATGGTGCAACTGGCTCCTTCTTTCGAGGAAATTGCTCCACGATTGATGGAGCTTTTCCAGGGAAAGGTATTTGTGGCGCATAACGTGAACTTCGATTATTCGTTTGTTAATCATCAACTACAATCGCTCGGTTATAATCTGAACTGTAAAAAGCTATGTACCGTCCGGTATGCAAGAAAGATCTTTCCAAAACTGGCATCGTACAGCCTCGGGAACTTATGCAGGCATTTTGAAATTCCGCTTTATAACCGACACAGGGCTGCAGGTGATGCAAGAGCAACCGTTCAACTGCTGGAATTGTTGCGAAAAAATGATGTGAATAATCATTTGCATACCATGCTTGGGAAGCAATCGAAAGAGCAATACCTGCCACTGCATTTGAACAAAGAAGATATTGATCAGTTGCCACTCACGCCCGGTGTATATTATTTTCATGATGCAAAAGATAAAATTGTTTATGTGGGCAAAGCATTGCAGTTAAAGAAGCGTGTAACAAGTCATTTTTCCAATAATAAGCCTTCACGACAGAAACAGGAATTTCAACGAAACATTCATCGTATTTCTTACCAGCAATGTGGCACAGAGTTGATGGCTTCGGTGCTGGAGACAATCGAGATCAAACGACTATGGCCAAAGTATAACCGGGCCATTAAAGGGTATGAAGCCAGCTACGGTTTGTATGTATATGAAGATGGAAATGGGTATATGCGGTTAGCTGTTGACAGGAAGCATAAACATCTCCCGGCTGTGCATTTGTTTTACAGCAGATACGAAGGTGTAACAGAATTAAAGCGATTAGTAAAGGAATTCGAGTTGTGCAATAAACTTTGTTTTATTGATCGGTCAACCGATCCTGTTTGCAGTGCTGAAGGATGCAAAGGGGCTTGCCATGGTACCGAAACTGCAACTGACTACAATCAACGGGTACAAAAAGCGGTTGACCAGTTAAAACAGGAATTGCCAAGTTTCGCTATCAGGGAGCGATCTTATTTTAATGAAAAAGACAGTTGCATCTTAATGGAAGGTGGCCGTTTTTACGGAATGGGATATGTACCTACAGAATTTGATTTTGCTGCAAAAGATGAACTGCGTAATCAATTGCAGGAATATCCTGAATATGATTTTGTGCGAAACATCATTAAACGATATGCTTTAGAGCAACCGGATAAAGTGGTTTGGTTGTAATTGTAAGGCACAAGAAAGAAAATCCAAAAACCAAAACACAAGGAACAAGTGTAAAGGATTAAACCACAAACTGAGAACTTACGACTTCTTATTTGTTTTACTGCCTTGTCCAGGTATCTGTTCTTCCGATCAGCGAAACACCAATGTATCCCCGCACTTTGATTGAGTTGTTATTTTCCATGGAAATTTTGCAGGAGTAGGTTTTACCATTTTTTGGATCATAAATTTTTCCACCCGTCCATTCGTTTGAAGAACTGTATTTGAATCCCCACATGTTTACCAAACCCAAAACAGGTCGTGCATGATTCTTTTCGTCGGGGTGATTGATATCTGTTTTTGGTTTGCCTGTTTTAGGATCGTTGGGTTCTTTTAACCAGGTGATCTTTCCCTGGTAC is part of the Lacibacter sediminis genome and harbors:
- a CDS encoding exonuclease domain-containing protein yields the protein MLYAITDTETTGGYAASNGITEIAVYIHDGQQIVDSFETLVNPHQPIPRFVQSLTGITDEMVQLAPSFEEIAPRLMELFQGKVFVAHNVNFDYSFVNHQLQSLGYNLNCKKLCTVRYARKIFPKLASYSLGNLCRHFEIPLYNRHRAAGDARATVQLLELLRKNDVNNHLHTMLGKQSKEQYLPLHLNKEDIDQLPLTPGVYYFHDAKDKIVYVGKALQLKKRVTSHFSNNKPSRQKQEFQRNIHRISYQQCGTELMASVLETIEIKRLWPKYNRAIKGYEASYGLYVYEDGNGYMRLAVDRKHKHLPAVHLFYSRYEGVTELKRLVKEFELCNKLCFIDRSTDPVCSAEGCKGACHGTETATDYNQRVQKAVDQLKQELPSFAIRERSYFNEKDSCILMEGGRFYGMGYVPTEFDFAAKDELRNQLQEYPEYDFVRNIIKRYALEQPDKVVWL
- a CDS encoding DUF2147 domain-containing protein; translation: MKKVLLATLSVCLVVAISSFSVKQDNPDAIVGSWKNGEGTGIINIYKNGDKYQGKITWLKEPNDPKTGKPKTDINHPDEKNHARPVLGLVNMWGFKYSSSNEWTGGKIYDPKNGKTYSCKISMENNNSIKVRGYIGVSLIGRTDTWTRQ